A section of the Gallus gallus isolate bGalGal1 chromosome 4, bGalGal1.mat.broiler.GRCg7b, whole genome shotgun sequence genome encodes:
- the RNF128 gene encoding E3 ubiquitin-protein ligase RNF128 isoform X2, which yields MKQENKFSPVCFLVIVGVLFRTTETTAERAFVSLLYFNSTSNRSASEQCECGLYGLNSPLLSAQGFVAIPKAASLQACDWNTQFTITEPPWIALIERGNCTFAEKIKVAARRGATAAVIYNAPAKRNYPIPMSHIGAGSIVAIMIGNLKGMEILRRIESGLKVTMVIEVGKKHGPWMNHYSIFFVSVSFFIVTAATVGYFIFYSARRFRITRAQSRKQRQLKAEAKKAIGQLQLRTLKQGDKETGPDGDSCAVCIELYKPNEVVRILTCNHLFHKNCIDPWLLEHRTCPMCKCDILKVLGVEVDAEDGAESVQATVSSGTSNITSINEVDSHSETASSGYASVQGADESVLEEHAPSENDNTHLVNNESQTSAVTVLPPLDNPTFEADETQVSEVRS from the exons atgaagcaagaaaataaGTTCAGTCCCGTCTGCTTCCTGGTGATTGTTGGTGTACTGTTCAGGACTACAGAGACCACTGCGGAGCGTGCCTTTGTCAGTTTGCTCTACTTCAACAGCACCAGCAACAGGTCTGCGTCCGAGCAGTGTGAATGCGGCCTGTACGGGTTAAACTCTCCTCTGCTGAGTGCTCAGGGCTTCGTGGCCATTCCCAAAGCCGCCAGTCTTCAAGCCTGTGACTGGAACACCCAGTTCACCATCACGGAACCGCCGTGGATCGCACTGATTGAAAGAGGCAATTGCACTTTTGCTGAAAAGATCAAGGTGGCAGCCAGGAGGGGTGCAACAGCAGCTGTGATCTACAACGCACCGGCCAAGCGCAATTACCCCATTCCAATGTCCCATATCG GTGCGGGAAGCATCGTTGCCATTATGATTGGCAACCTGAAAGGCATGGAGATCCTGCGCCGGATTGAGAGTGGCCTGAAAGTGACCATGGTTATTGAAGTGGGGAAAAAGCACGGTCCCTGGATGAACCACTATTCCATCTTCTTTGTCTCAGTGTCGTTTTTCATTGTCACAGCAGCAACTGTGGgctacttcattttttattctgctCGCAGATTCAGGATCACAAGGGCCCAGTCCAGGAAACAG CGACAACTGAAGGCTGAAGCTAAGAAGGCCATTGGACAGTTACAGCTGCGCACTCTGAAGCAAGGAGACAAG GAAACTGGTCCTGATGGGGATAGCTGTGCCGTGTGCATTGAGCTGTACAAGCCAAATGAAGTAGTGCGCATCTTGACTTGCAA CCATCTTTTCCACAAAAACTGTATTGATCCTTGGCTTTTAGAACACAGGACGTGCCCGATGTGCAAATGTGACATACTCAAAGTTCTAGGTGTTGAG GTGGATGCAGAAGATGGGGCAGAGTCTGTGCAAGCCACAGTATCCAGTGGGACATCAAATATCACTTCAATTAATGAAGTGGATAGCCACAGTGAAACTGCATCATCTGGATATGCTTCTGTGCAAGGAGCAGATGAATCAGTTCTGGAGGAACATGCACCATCAGAAA ATGACAACACACATCTTGTAAATAACGAATCTCAGACTTCAGCTGTGACTGTCCTTCCTCCCCTTGACAACCCAACTTTTGAGGCAGATGAAACACAAGTTTCCGAAGTTAGGTCCTAA
- the RNF128 gene encoding E3 ubiquitin-protein ligase RNF128 isoform X1 yields MASGAAGLLAAVAALLCVVPEPGVGAAAAVWTAWLNVSWEDGAGGNRSGWEAGESGLYGQDSPLQAAAGLLVLPDGRDAFNACSALTNFSAAPPGGGPGWVALIQRGGGCSFADKIRLAAERGAAAAVIYNYRGTGNDVLPMSHAGAGSIVAIMIGNLKGMEILRRIESGLKVTMVIEVGKKHGPWMNHYSIFFVSVSFFIVTAATVGYFIFYSARRFRITRAQSRKQRQLKAEAKKAIGQLQLRTLKQGDKETGPDGDSCAVCIELYKPNEVVRILTCNHLFHKNCIDPWLLEHRTCPMCKCDILKVLGVEVDAEDGAESVQATVSSGTSNITSINEVDSHSETASSGYASVQGADESVLEEHAPSENDNTHLVNNESQTSAVTVLPPLDNPTFEADETQVSEVRS; encoded by the exons ATGGCGTCGGGGGCCGCGGGGCTGCTGGCGGCGGTGGCCGCGCTGCTGTGCGTCGTGCCGGAGCCCGGCgtgggggcggcggcggcggtgtGGACGGCGTGGCTGAACGTGTCGTGGGAGGACGGCGCGGGCGGCAACCGGAGCGGCTGGGAGGCGGGCGAGAGCGGCCTGTACGGGCAGGACTCGCCGCTGCAGGCGGCCGCGGGGCTGCTGGTGTTGCCCGACGGCCGCGACGCCTTTAACGCTTGCAGCGCGCTCACCAACTTCAGCGCGGCCCCCCCCGGCGGCGGCCCGGGCTGGGTCGCCCTCATCCAACGCGGCGGCGGCTGCAGCTTCGCCGACAAGATCCGCCTGGCCGCCGagcgcggcgccgccgccgccgtcaTCTACAACTACCGTGGCACCGGCAACGACGTGCTGCCCATGTCTCACGCCG GTGCGGGAAGCATCGTTGCCATTATGATTGGCAACCTGAAAGGCATGGAGATCCTGCGCCGGATTGAGAGTGGCCTGAAAGTGACCATGGTTATTGAAGTGGGGAAAAAGCACGGTCCCTGGATGAACCACTATTCCATCTTCTTTGTCTCAGTGTCGTTTTTCATTGTCACAGCAGCAACTGTGGgctacttcattttttattctgctCGCAGATTCAGGATCACAAGGGCCCAGTCCAGGAAACAG CGACAACTGAAGGCTGAAGCTAAGAAGGCCATTGGACAGTTACAGCTGCGCACTCTGAAGCAAGGAGACAAG GAAACTGGTCCTGATGGGGATAGCTGTGCCGTGTGCATTGAGCTGTACAAGCCAAATGAAGTAGTGCGCATCTTGACTTGCAA CCATCTTTTCCACAAAAACTGTATTGATCCTTGGCTTTTAGAACACAGGACGTGCCCGATGTGCAAATGTGACATACTCAAAGTTCTAGGTGTTGAG GTGGATGCAGAAGATGGGGCAGAGTCTGTGCAAGCCACAGTATCCAGTGGGACATCAAATATCACTTCAATTAATGAAGTGGATAGCCACAGTGAAACTGCATCATCTGGATATGCTTCTGTGCAAGGAGCAGATGAATCAGTTCTGGAGGAACATGCACCATCAGAAA ATGACAACACACATCTTGTAAATAACGAATCTCAGACTTCAGCTGTGACTGTCCTTCCTCCCCTTGACAACCCAACTTTTGAGGCAGATGAAACACAAGTTTCCGAAGTTAGGTCCTAA